A window from Chloroflexota bacterium encodes these proteins:
- the ispH gene encoding 4-hydroxy-3-methylbut-2-enyl diphosphate reductase, with protein MEVILAKEMGFCFGVRRAVGLVERAAKEHEQVSTLGWLVHNPQVVHWLEQLGVRVASDLADIDGGAVVIAAYGVPPTVVEEARRRGLKVIDATCPLVKVVQEKARHLSQDGYLVVLFGDPGHAEVKGVLGWTEGKTRVVSNLQDLEGLLLAKKVAVLSQTTQRIGAYEEIVKRLIELQIKQAKEIAVYNTICNATAERQQAALELTKEVDVVVVVGGRESANTRRLAEICRNQGVPTYHIEEVSELRPEWFVSACRVGVTAGASTPDWSIASVLECLARISERT; from the coding sequence ATGGAGGTTATTCTAGCTAAGGAGATGGGGTTTTGTTTTGGGGTGCGACGAGCGGTAGGGCTTGTCGAGCGGGCGGCCAAGGAGCATGAACAGGTTTCAACGCTGGGTTGGTTGGTTCACAATCCCCAGGTGGTTCATTGGTTAGAACAGTTGGGGGTACGGGTGGCCTCCGATTTGGCAGATATAGACGGTGGTGCGGTGGTGATTGCAGCCTATGGTGTCCCTCCCACTGTAGTAGAAGAGGCCAGACGGAGGGGGCTCAAGGTCATTGACGCTACTTGTCCTCTGGTAAAAGTAGTTCAGGAGAAGGCCCGTCACCTTTCCCAGGATGGATATTTGGTCGTGCTTTTCGGTGATCCCGGCCATGCTGAAGTGAAAGGTGTCCTTGGTTGGACGGAGGGCAAGACGCGCGTAGTCTCCAATCTACAGGACTTAGAGGGTCTGCTGCTGGCCAAAAAGGTGGCTGTTCTGTCCCAAACTACGCAACGTATAGGGGCGTATGAGGAGATTGTTAAGCGTTTGATCGAGCTTCAGATTAAGCAGGCTAAGGAGATCGCGGTATACAATACGATCTGCAATGCCACCGCGGAGCGACAGCAGGCTGCGCTGGAACTCACCAAAGAGGTGGATGTCGTGGTCGTTGTCGGCGGACGCGAAAGCGCCAATACACGCCGCCTGGCCGAAATCTGCCGCAATCAGGGTGTACCGACGTATCATATTGAGGAGGTAAGTGAGCTGCGGCCAGAATGGTTCGTTTCTGCGTGTCGGGTTGGGGTAACAGCGGGGGCATCAACCCCTGATTGGTCCATCGCCAGTGTGTTGGAGTGCCTGGCTAGAATTAGCGAACGAACATGA
- a CDS encoding DUF512 domain-containing protein, producing MQVEPESEAARLGIRRGDRLLAVNGKLLRDVLDYQFYTADEALHLTIERREQCWQLKAAGGQPLGISFAEPTFDGLRRCQNHCPFCFIDQLPKGLRPSLYIKDDDFRYSFLYGHFITLTNLSEDDWQRLAEQRLSPLYVSVHATDLELRRQLLGNPAAPDILEQLVRLGQMGIRMHTQVVICPGVNDDLRLKKTVFDLAVLYPWVQSIGLVPVGLTRQRRGRSSNLRLFTAAEAAQLVPLVHSWQKELRARLGVGLVYLADELYLLAGCPIPAAWRYDKFPQYSNGIGMVRVLLDEWSRIRKRNLGRISLCKATIVCGRLIQPVLAAILAELSTRMGVHPSLLPVENHFFGESITVSGLLTAPDILATARGQPLGDLVILPEATIDPAIGCFLDGMTPAELEQQLGIPLRFAGTVRGLLGATRMGQEALKEV from the coding sequence GTGCAAGTAGAGCCTGAGAGCGAAGCGGCCAGGCTGGGGATCAGGAGAGGGGATCGGCTGTTAGCAGTCAATGGCAAGCTGCTTAGGGATGTGCTTGACTATCAGTTTTACACGGCTGATGAAGCGTTGCATCTGACCATTGAGCGCCGTGAACAATGCTGGCAGCTAAAGGCCGCGGGTGGTCAGCCGCTCGGCATCAGCTTTGCCGAACCAACCTTTGATGGTCTGCGCCGTTGCCAAAATCATTGCCCGTTTTGCTTCATCGACCAGCTCCCCAAGGGATTACGCCCGAGCTTATACATTAAAGATGATGATTTTCGTTACTCTTTCCTTTATGGACATTTTATTACCCTCACAAATCTCAGCGAAGATGATTGGCAGCGGCTAGCCGAGCAACGGCTAAGCCCTCTTTATGTTTCAGTACATGCCACCGATCTCGAACTGCGCCGGCAGTTGTTGGGTAATCCTGCTGCTCCTGATATCCTAGAACAGCTGGTGCGCCTGGGCCAGATGGGGATCAGGATGCACACCCAGGTAGTAATCTGCCCAGGTGTTAACGATGATCTTCGGTTGAAGAAGACAGTCTTTGATTTGGCCGTTCTCTATCCCTGGGTGCAATCGATAGGACTGGTTCCTGTTGGTCTAACGCGCCAGCGGCGGGGGCGATCGTCGAACCTGCGCCTATTCACCGCGGCTGAGGCTGCTCAATTGGTCCCCCTGGTACACTCCTGGCAAAAGGAGCTGCGGGCGAGGCTGGGTGTTGGGTTGGTCTATTTGGCCGATGAATTGTACCTTCTGGCCGGCTGTCCCATCCCAGCGGCGTGGCGCTACGATAAATTTCCACAGTATAGTAATGGAATAGGCATGGTACGGGTGTTGCTGGATGAGTGGTCAAGAATACGAAAGCGCAACCTTGGGAGGATCTCCCTGTGTAAGGCGACGATCGTTTGCGGTCGGTTGATTCAGCCTGTCTTGGCTGCGATTTTAGCCGAGCTATCCACCAGGATGGGGGTTCACCCTTCGCTGCTCCCGGTGGAGAATCACTTTTTCGGTGAGAGCATAACTGTTTCCGGTTTATTGACTGCTCCTGACATTTTAGCGACTGCCCGCGGACAGCCGCTTGGTGATCTGGTTATACTACCTGAGGCGACTATCGATCCGGCCATTGGTTGTTTTCTGGATGGCATGACCCCAGCTGAGTTAGAGCAGCAGCTGGGTATTCCCCTTCGGTTTGCTGGTACGGTGCGGGGGCTTCTAGGCGCAACTCGGATGGGGCAAGAAGCGCTCAAGGAGGTTTAG
- the glmS gene encoding glutamine--fructose-6-phosphate transaminase (isomerizing) — protein sequence MCGIVGYIGGREATTVVLEGLQHLEYRGYDSAGLAIFHNGRIELRRSVGKLENLRRILESEPIIGYIGIGHTRWATHGKPSESNAHPHIDCLGETVVIHNGIVENYLRLKNQLQAEGHIFRSETDTEVIAHLVEKHCRAGDPLVEAVRKMLSQVSGAHAIVVMSAREPDKIVAARLGHAGGVVIGLGEGEMFIASDAPAILDHTRRMIFLDNREIAVVQQDGVVCLNLEGERLLKSSQIVPWDPIAAAKGGYKHFMLKEIHEQSTAVMDTIRGRLECQPPRLYLEDVLFSPQELRNFEKVTIVACGTAWHAGLIGKFLIEELARLPVEVDYASEFRYRDPLVDERTLLVAVTQSGETVDTLVSMEEAKKKEAKILGVVNVVGSQASRIADALIYTRAGPEIGVASTKAFTAQLVALYLFAVYLGQGRGLLNEDRVRELLQDIAELPVLVGETLARPAEIYEHLANVYFKCHNFLYLGRGINYPVALEGALKLKEISYIHAEGYPAGEMKHGPIALIDELMPVVAIAPRDRVYEKVVNNIQQVKARGGIVISVASDGDEEIREKSDHVLLIPRTSYHLTPVLAVLPLQLLAYYIAVRKGCDVDQPRNLAKSVTVE from the coding sequence ATGTGCGGCATCGTTGGTTACATTGGCGGGCGTGAGGCGACGACGGTTGTACTGGAAGGACTGCAACACCTAGAGTATCGGGGTTATGATTCAGCCGGTCTGGCTATATTTCATAATGGGCGAATTGAATTGCGACGCAGTGTGGGCAAGCTGGAGAACCTGCGCAGGATTCTGGAAAGCGAACCCATAATCGGCTACATAGGCATCGGACACACTCGTTGGGCCACTCACGGTAAGCCTAGTGAGAGTAATGCGCATCCACACATTGACTGTCTGGGGGAGACGGTTGTGATCCATAATGGGATCGTGGAGAACTACCTCCGGCTCAAAAATCAGCTCCAGGCAGAGGGACATATCTTCCGCTCGGAGACTGACACAGAGGTGATCGCCCACCTCGTCGAGAAGCATTGTCGTGCTGGTGATCCTCTGGTAGAAGCGGTGCGCAAAATGCTGTCACAGGTAAGTGGGGCCCATGCTATCGTGGTGATGAGCGCGCGTGAGCCCGATAAGATTGTAGCGGCACGCCTAGGTCATGCCGGCGGGGTGGTTATCGGCTTAGGGGAAGGCGAGATGTTTATCGCCTCTGATGCGCCAGCTATTTTGGATCATACACGGCGGATGATCTTCCTTGATAACCGCGAGATTGCTGTCGTGCAGCAAGATGGCGTAGTTTGTTTGAATCTAGAGGGGGAACGCCTGCTGAAATCCTCTCAGATAGTGCCCTGGGATCCCATAGCGGCGGCCAAGGGTGGCTATAAGCATTTTATGTTGAAGGAGATACACGAACAATCGACAGCGGTGATGGATACCATTCGAGGCCGGCTGGAATGCCAACCGCCTCGGCTGTATCTGGAAGACGTTCTCTTTTCGCCTCAAGAGCTGCGGAATTTCGAGAAGGTCACCATTGTCGCTTGTGGGACGGCCTGGCACGCCGGATTGATCGGGAAATTCCTTATCGAGGAGCTGGCCCGTCTCCCGGTCGAAGTAGATTATGCCTCTGAGTTTCGCTATCGCGATCCACTGGTTGATGAGCGAACGCTACTTGTTGCGGTTACGCAATCTGGTGAAACTGTGGATACATTGGTCTCTATGGAAGAGGCCAAGAAGAAGGAGGCCAAGATACTGGGGGTGGTAAATGTCGTCGGCAGTCAGGCCAGTCGGATAGCCGATGCCCTTATCTATACCCGCGCTGGGCCTGAGATTGGTGTGGCCTCGACTAAGGCCTTCACGGCTCAGCTAGTGGCCCTATATCTCTTTGCTGTCTATCTAGGACAGGGGCGAGGACTATTGAATGAGGATAGGGTGAGGGAGCTGCTGCAGGATATTGCTGAGCTCCCTGTCCTCGTAGGGGAGACGCTCGCTCGCCCTGCTGAAATTTACGAACATCTGGCGAATGTCTATTTCAAGTGCCACAATTTTCTTTACCTTGGCCGGGGGATCAACTATCCAGTGGCCCTGGAGGGGGCACTGAAACTGAAGGAGATCTCTTACATTCATGCTGAGGGTTATCCGGCTGGGGAAATGAAGCACGGTCCTATCGCCCTTATCGATGAGCTGATGCCTGTCGTGGCCATCGCCCCACGGGATAGGGTCTATGAGAAGGTTGTAAACAACATCCAACAGGTGAAGGCAAGGGGGGGCATTGTTATCTCGGTGGCTTCTGATGGTGATGAGGAGATCAGAGAGAAATCGGATCACGTGCTGCTTATTCCCCGTACCTCCTATCATCTTACGCCTGTGTTGGCCGTGCTTCCTCTGCAGTTGCTGGCTTACTATATCGCTGTCAGGAAAGGCTGTGATGTAGATCAACCACGCAACCTGGCTAAATCGGTGACGGTCGAATAG